One Tolypothrix bouteillei VB521301 DNA window includes the following coding sequences:
- a CDS encoding iron uptake porin: MELSVKQCKWQRIRSHKLLAGSSIGCIIFSQLCFPSMANSLPSLQRQEAITSTAMDLATDGETDAKDELSEDFTDNSASSDTVAQEFAPPTSVTELSDVQPTDWAYQALRSLMERYGILSGYSDGKFRGNRPVSRYEFAAALATTLDKVDGLIVNAIGEQYIQEDLVTLRRLQKDYRSALDQLQQRIASTEERATQLEANEFSTTTKLKGQVILAFTNGSNSSTTIIARERLNFLTSFNGNDLLLTQLEAGNNGLDSIGQAQEKNVNLLGTSGLIANGGGLDYIEADSGLSLRRLYYTFRPVSDLAVTVGAKISPRDFIDRNTYANNEAVDFSSSFFLNNPLIVQNQIDRNGGAGAVLSWNPGSGPFTFRSLYVAADANNPNSSNDGGLFGDRYQTSVELEYAARDRFALRVQYTNAAINNTDINAFGVNAEYALNRYVGVFSRLGFGNYQGFNTAINQDLDLHSFSWSVGLGLRNLFIPGTTAGIAVGQPFVTNALGNANQVNFETFYNLELNDNLSITPILSIVTNADNSTSNSTIWQGTLRTVIVF, translated from the coding sequence ATGGAGTTGAGCGTTAAGCAATGCAAGTGGCAGAGAATTCGTTCTCATAAACTGTTGGCGGGCAGTTCGATTGGCTGTATCATTTTTAGCCAACTGTGCTTTCCTTCCATGGCGAATTCTTTGCCTTCTCTACAGCGCCAAGAGGCAATTACCTCAACGGCGATGGATTTGGCAACGGATGGGGAAACAGATGCAAAGGATGAATTATCTGAAGATTTTACCGATAATTCAGCATCATCAGACACTGTAGCTCAAGAGTTTGCTCCACCAACTTCGGTTACAGAATTGTCTGATGTTCAACCAACTGACTGGGCTTATCAAGCATTGCGATCGCTCATGGAACGCTACGGCATTCTCTCTGGGTATTCTGATGGTAAGTTTCGCGGTAACCGCCCTGTGTCTCGTTATGAATTTGCTGCTGCTCTAGCGACTACTTTAGATAAAGTGGATGGTTTAATTGTCAATGCCATTGGCGAGCAGTACATTCAAGAGGATTTGGTGACTCTAAGGCGACTGCAAAAAGATTACCGCTCTGCCTTGGATCAATTGCAGCAAAGGATAGCGTCTACCGAAGAGCGGGCGACTCAACTTGAGGCGAATGAATTTTCTACTACGACCAAACTCAAAGGACAGGTGATTCTTGCCTTCACTAATGGTAGCAACTCGAGTACTACTATAATTGCTCGCGAACGGTTAAATTTCTTAACAAGTTTTAACGGTAATGATTTACTTCTAACTCAGTTGGAAGCAGGTAATAACGGTCTCGATAGTATTGGACAGGCGCAAGAGAAAAATGTCAACCTGTTAGGAACAAGCGGTTTGATTGCCAATGGCGGCGGACTTGATTACATAGAAGCCGATTCGGGTCTCAGTCTCAGGCGTTTGTATTACACTTTTCGCCCGGTTTCCGATTTAGCGGTGACTGTTGGGGCAAAAATTTCGCCACGGGATTTTATTGACCGTAATACTTATGCCAACAACGAAGCTGTTGATTTTAGTTCTAGCTTTTTTCTGAATAACCCCCTGATTGTCCAAAACCAAATCGATCGCAACGGCGGTGCAGGAGCTGTTCTTTCATGGAATCCAGGTAGCGGACCTTTTACTTTCCGTTCTCTCTATGTTGCTGCTGACGCCAATAATCCCAACTCCAGCAATGATGGGGGTTTGTTTGGGGATAGGTACCAAACCAGTGTGGAACTGGAATACGCTGCCCGCGATCGCTTTGCATTAAGAGTACAATATACTAATGCCGCAATTAATAATACTGATATTAATGCCTTTGGTGTGAATGCAGAGTACGCCCTTAACCGTTATGTAGGGGTATTTAGTCGGTTGGGATTTGGGAATTATCAGGGATTTAATACCGCTATCAACCAGGACTTGGATTTGCACTCCTTCAGTTGGTCGGTGGGATTGGGTCTTCGCAACCTCTTCATTCCTGGAACGACTGCGGGGATCGCTGTTGGTCAACCTTTCGTCACTAACGCATTGGGAAATGCAAATCAGGTTAACTTTGAAACATTTTACAATTTAGAGCTTAACGATAATCTCAGTATTACTCCTATACTGTCAATAGTCACAAATGCTGATAACAGCACTTCCAACAGTACAATTTGGCAAGGGACTCTCAGAACTGTAATTGTGTTTTAG
- the gloA gene encoding lactoylglutathione lyase — protein MRLLHTMLRVGNLEESLKFYCEILGMKLLRRKDYPGGEFTLAFVGYGDESDHTVLELTYNWGVDKYDLGNAYGHIALGVDDIYATCEEIKKRGARVVREPGPMKHGSTTIAFVEDPDGYKVELIQLGTQGSAAKQETAQQVTA, from the coding sequence ATGCGGCTCCTGCATACAATGCTACGGGTGGGTAATCTTGAAGAATCTTTAAAGTTTTACTGTGAAATTCTGGGAATGAAACTACTGCGGCGAAAGGATTATCCTGGAGGTGAGTTTACTCTGGCGTTTGTTGGCTATGGTGACGAAAGCGACCATACGGTACTGGAACTGACTTACAACTGGGGCGTAGATAAGTACGATTTGGGTAATGCATACGGTCACATTGCTCTTGGAGTTGATGATATCTACGCAACTTGTGAGGAAATTAAAAAACGTGGTGCTAGAGTGGTACGGGAACCGGGTCCCATGAAACATGGTTCTACGACGATCGCATTTGTGGAAGATCCAGATGGATATAAGGTAGAACTGATTCAACTGGGTACTCAAGGCTCTGCTGCTAAACAAGAAACTGCACAGCAAGTAACTGCCTAG